The segment GCCCCGGAGCGTTCCGTCAAGGCGAAACTCGACGCCTCCGCCGAGGGTTCGGCTCTGCCCGACGGAACCACGGTGATCGTCGATGCAGTGGACGGTGGATGGCTCCTTCGACTCGGGCCGTACCTCAACGTCGAGGTCGGCCACGGCAAATGGCGGGAAAGTTCGCCGCTCGGCCGTCCCGTCGTCGCGACTGGCGCCTGGCAGGGCAACACGTTCGTCGCCGAGCTTTACGTCATCACCACACCGCACCGGGTTCGGCTGTCGGTCGATGCCGACGCGGGGACAGCGACAGCGACGTGGAACATCGTGCCCCTGACCGGCCCAAGCCTGGTGCTGCATGTGCGGTCGCCGCTGATGACACGGCCCGACGTCGCATAGGTGATGCGCTTTCCTCGCCGTTTCTCACCGGGAAGCCAGGAGCTTCAGGAGACTGAACAGAAGAACTTGACAGGGAACACAACCTCGCCGAAGGGCTCGCCCGCGGCCGATGGGACGTGGGCTTCTTCCGCGCTGTTCTCCGGGACGTGACCCCCGCCGTACGGTCCGGCCGACTGGTCGACGTCTTCGAACCCGCCGCTGAGATCTGGGATCGGCCCGCCGTCGACAGGGATGTCGTGCTGCAGCTGCGCATGCTGGTCGACGCACTCACCGCCGCACCCTGACCACGTCGTCAGGCCAGGATGATCGGGTTGCTGAGCGCTGCCATGTGCCCTTCAGGATGGCGTACCTCCATACGGACGAACCCCGAATCCTCCGCACTGGTGCGCCACTCAGCGGCGCCTGACCCGGAACGGGGCAACGATTCGCGGTGCACTTTTCCCTGCTCGGTGTGGAAGCTGACAGTGCCAGAGGGCACACCGCGTACGTTCACCCGCGCTACGGCCGGCTCATCGCCGGTCTTCAACCGCTCACCGATCCCGGCGCTGTGACCATGGACGGAGACCGTGAACGACAGCTCGACGGCGGCTGATTCGGCGATCCAGCTCCGGCCGGCACGGATGCCGGCGAGGATCGCATCCGTACTCAGCTCCTCGGCCAGCACGACGGTGTGCGGGACACCGATCTGGCCCTCCAGATGGGTATCGCTGTTACCCATGGCCGGGCGCCATCGCCCCTGGTGGATGTCCGCAGCCAGGCTGCGCCCCCATTCGGCCAGGGCCGCCTCATTGTCCGCATTCCACGGCACGTCCGAGCTCCACAGCCCGTTCCACACCTCAACCACGTCGAACCCCTGGTACGGGTACATGAACGTGCCCGAGGGGTAAGGCGCGTACGGATGGGCCGCCACACACAGCCCACCGGCCCGATGGACCTGGTCCAGATGCCCATCGACCATTCCGTCCCGTACGCCATACCGCCAGTCGACCAACTCTCCCGGATGAAGACCGAGCGCGAGCCAGTGCCCGGTCCGGGTCGTGACCTCCTCACCCAGGATCACCAGCAGATCGTCGCCGACATGCCGCCCGAAGGCGCCATGCGCGTCGACGGACTTGTGCTCCGTGGTCGCGAGAAAATCCAACCCCACCGCACGGGCACCAGCCACAAGCTGCTCCGGCGTCAGCTCGCCACCGTCCGAAAACACCGAATGCACGTGACAGTCACCCCGGTACCAGCCACGCCCCCGGCCAGCCACCCGCACCGGCGGGTAGTCCAACTCCGACATTCATTCCCCCTCGCGTAACCCGCTGCCCGGCAACGCCCACACCCCACCTGCGCACGCCTTGCGACCTTGGATTCACCTTGTCCACCGCAGGAGCGCAACACACCACCCCTGCCGGCCTACAGGCGGAACATGCCGCTCCGGCACACCAGCGGCCGATTGGGTCTACTTGATCACGCCCTACAGGTTCAGACACAGGCACTGACATGCCAAGCGGTCGGTGGGACGTCGCGCTTTCGCGGCCGACGCCCGAGGGGCCCCGCGACGTCGGACGTCGCGGGCCCCTCGGGCTTGGGGTTTACGGGTCTAGTCCCGGCCGGTCGCGGTGCGGCGGCGCAGGGCGAAGAGGGCGCGGCGCCGACGGCGATGAGAGCGGCGGCGGAGCCGGCGATCAGACCGGTGTTGCTGCCGCCGCCGGTCTCGGCGAGGCCGGTGGTGGTGCCGCCGGCCGGGGAGACCAACGAGGAGGGGGACGCCGCGGGCGTGGACGCCGCGGCAGCCACCAGCGTGGCAGGGCGTGCGCTCGCGGTGCCCGATGGGGGTGGGGCTGGCGCTGTCCGTCAGCGTGCCGGACCCGTTTCGCCGAGGCCAGGGGCGCGTCCGGCTAGGGCTAGGGCAGTTCCAGGTCCGTACAGCCGTGGCGGGCGGCGGAGCGCTGGGCGAAGGCGGCGAGGGCGGCGCGTTCGAACGTGTGGTCGGCCCAGGCGGCCGCGCCGTGGCTTGAGTCGGCGTCAACGAGGTAAAACGAGCGCTCATCGTTGCCGGGGCAACGGGCGCTGGCCCAGAGGAAGCCGGTGCGGCCGGCGAAGCTGCCTGCGGCGGAGTTTCCGGGAGAGTCGCCGTCTTGATAGGAGTATGAGTCGCGGTAGTAGGCGAGTTGCTGCTGGGCATAGAGCCCGTAGTTCGCGGTGAGCCCGTACATCGAGGTGCCGTCCTCGTCGCCGAGGACGCAGTTCTCGTAGGGGGCGGAGGCGGTGGCCACCGTCCCGCGCGCCGTGGCCACCCACTTCGGGAGGGCGGATGGCAGCCCGGCGCAGGTGCCGTCGGCCTGGCTCACCGGTTGGTACTCGGCCTCGGTGACCGGGAGCGGCACCGATCGGATGGTCGTGCCGAAGGGGGCGTGGCACTTCCAGCGGGCGGCCGCGTCCCGGGCCGCCCCGGTGGCGGTGCGGGCCAGGCGGATGCGCTGCTGCGGGTCGTTGTAGGCGCCGTGGTCAGCGTCTCGGGAGACGCTCACCACGAGGTCGGGCATGGCGCCCGAGCAGTGCAGGTGCACGCTGGCGGAGGCCGAGTCGTCACCGCCGTGGTAGTCGTAGCTGAAGAGCCCGGACCATCCGGCGCCGAGCGGCGTGGGAAGGGCGTTGCCGGTCCGTGCGGCCTCGAAGCGGGCCACGCTGAAGACGGTGAAGGTGGTGTCCTCGTCGTCGGGGTCGTGGCACAAGGCGTACAGCGTGCCGGTGCGGGCGCTGCCCTGGAAGTCGGCGCAGGGCCTGGCGGCGGCCGCGTCCCCGGGGCCGGTCTGCCACCAGATCAGTGCGGCGGCCAGCAGGGCCGCGGCGCAGGCGGCGGCGGACAGGCGCTTGGTGCGGGCGGTGAGAGTCATTCCTGCGACCATGCCTTTCCCAGCACGCGGCTGTCGTGGCAGTGGGCGGTGTCGGTGGGCCAGGCCTGCTTGGCGGACAGGTAGCGCGTCATTACCTCGTCCGCCGCTCGCGCGAGCTGCGCGGGGGTTGCCGAGTCACCACGGATGTCGACGCTGTGGTAGGTCGTGCCGCCGTCGCACCGGGAGACCGCCCAGAGGGTCAGTTCCAGGTCATCGCCGCCATCGTCTCCGTAGTCGGGTGAGACGGAAGGCGTCGCTACCGGGGACGGCGGTGCGGAGGCCACCGGGCCCACCCGGTCGGCGCTGTGCAGGAATTCGGCCACGGCGGTGCGGCCGAGTACCCCCGACCAGCTCGTGGCGTCGAAGCCGGTGATCTCGTCTGCCGTGTCGATCGGGTCGAGAACCGCCTTCGGGTCGGAGTCGGCGTCGTAGTCGTCGTTGCGCCAGCCCGCGCAGGCACTCATCGCGGAGGAGCCCCACACATCACCGCTGGTCTCCCACACCGTTGGAGTGATCCAGGAGCACTGCTTGGTGCTCGCGTCCGCGAGGTACCCGGGCTCGCGGTCCACGGCCCGCTGCGGCACGGCCACATCGGTACCGCCGCAGCCCTGCTTCGCGCGGATGCGGTTGGCGACCCGCGCTGCGACCCGGAAGCTCTTGAGCAGCTGCGCCCGCTCGGCGGCGGTCTTCTCGTCGGCCGTCGCGCCGGTCGGCGGCTCGTCGTCCGGCGAGGTCACGGAGGCCGTGACGTACAGGTCCTGGCTGGTACGGACCCGGCCCTTGAGTCCCTTCGGGCAGGAGGCCAGCAGCCAGGCGACGCCGTCGTCGTGCTCGCCGCCGATCAGGCCGGGCGCCCCGGTGGCGCCATCGTCGCGGTAGCCGTCCACGAGGTCGCCGGCCGCGATGTCCTCGGGCAGCGTCCCGAGCAGTGCTTCGGCGTGGACGGAGAGCACGCGGCCCTCGTCCCAGTCGATACCGCAGTCGAGCAGGGCGCGGTCCTCCTGCCCTGCCTCGATCATCGTCCCGTGCTGGCTGACGCTCCCGCCCTTGTCCTCAGGGACGGTGTCCTCTACCTCGCTGTACGGCAGCATGCCCCCGCAGGCGCCCTTGAGCTGCGCGAGATTCGCGGCGAGTTGCTGCTCGTTGCTTCTGCGTTCGTACGCCACGCAGCCGCCGACCAGCGCCGCGATCACCAGCCCGAGCAGGATGGCGTTGCGCAGCCTTTTCGGCTCCCGCGCAGCCGTCTCCCCCGTACTCATGTCCCCCGTACCCATCGACTGCCCTCTCGTGACCGGACACAATCAAGTGGGCGACTGTAGCAAGTACGTCAGGCCCCGGTGGACGCCAGCACTCCGTGTGACAGAGGGCAAGCGGCCACGAGGGGGTGCGCGCCGAGGCTGCGGCCCCATCGCAGCGGTGCCGGCCGACGCTGAAGAGGGCCAACCGACGGAATTCGCTGACCTGCTGAAACGCGGCCTCTAAGGGTGTGGGGTTCCCGCGAAGGAGTGTGGAGTTTCCCGGTGAACCGCAGATGCCGATGTCGTCGATTTGAGTGCTCAAGGCCGGTTCCCGCCGACGCGTCACCATGAGCATCGCGCTCACGTCGGCTGGCTCCCGGAGCCGCAGGCGCGAGTGTGGGCGTGTGCGAGGTCGAGGCGGGCCGGCGGATACGGCGGGCCGGTCCCGTCTTCCGGCATGGGGAGCAGCAGGGCGTAGGAGCGGACCATCGTGAACGCGTTGGGTTCGGGCAGGCCCATGGCGGCCAGTGCCGCGGAGGCCGCTTCGTGACGTTCCCCGTTGACGCGGATCTCCGCCTGCACCTTGCCGGGTTGCCCTCCGTAGAAGAGCTTGATGCCGTTGAAGAACGGCGATTCCAGGTCTGCGGTGAACGTGTTCGCGATGTGGTGGAGCACGTTCGCGTCGTCCAGGGACTTCTGCAGGCGTCGGCTCTCCGCGGTGTCGACGCCGAGACCGACGGCTCCGGAGGCGATGCAGTGCCAGCCCGGAACGCCGCGTTCGTCGTCGGGGCCGGCATGGTCGGCGAAGTGCTGGCGCCGGTCCAGGAGTTCCAGCATGCACGCGCCGGCGGTCTGCACCCATGTGTCGGCCGCCTTGGGTGCGTCCCCGGCGATCGCCACGGCGCAGTCCATGAAGGACGGCACGTCGGGCTGGAGGCTCGTGTCCGGCAGCGCGACCAGGTCGTAGTGGCGGGGGCCGCCGTGCATGGGCGGCATCACGCCGATCGCCCACCCGTGCGGACTGCTCAAGGAGTTGCCTTTGAGTTCGGTCCGTTCCGTCACACCCGGCGCATACCTTTCCAGACTGGCCTTCACTAGAGCGAGGAACTCCAGGTCCGGCAGGCGTTCGGGCGGCGGTTCGGCGTCACGCGCACGGCGTCGTATCCAGGGCATGCAGTGGATCTTAGAACGCGGTCACACCCCCGGGGATGTGTCCCCGTCCGACGGTCCGCTCTGGCTCGTCGCGCAGTTCCCCGCGCTCCTGGTGCTCCAAGGTTCTCCCGACGGGTACTTCCCTTAAACGTAGTCTGCCCGCTGACGGTTCTCCGAAACCTCCTAAACCTGCTTTGACCTGGGCTTTCTCCTCGTGGAGGGGGCTACGTTGGGAGGTTGGTGGAGAGAGTTTGAGGTCTGCTGGTCTGCGGGGCGAGAGCATGACCGGGGGCCCGTAAGCTGTCGGCGATGTGGGGCCGCAGGCCCTCACCGCGCCTTGGTCCCACTGGGTCCCCGGTTGTGCTCTCGGAGGGGTCCCCGCTGATCGGCGGACCTTAAAGTCTCGGAGCTGACCGGTCCCCGTCGGGTTTGGCCTCAGGTCCGGGCGAAACCCTGGCTGCGCTCCCTAGACGGGGGTGGCTCGGGTCCAGATCTCTTCGGCGTGCTCGGCGAAGCGGTCGAACATGCCGCCCTCGCCGTGTCGCTCCAAGTGCAGTAGGGGCGAGTCATGGCCGACCAACCGTGCGAGGTGGGGAGTCACCAGGGCTTCGTCATCGAAGCGGAACACAGACAGTGCGATGTGCGAGGCTGCGTCCTGGACGGCAGAGAATCGCGTCTCCACCCCCTCGACTGGGCCCAGCTTGGCCAGCTCGCCGAGCGTGATTCTGATGCGCGTGGAGACCGTCAGAGGAACATCCTCGACCTCTTCACGCTGGAGCGTTACGTCACACTCGGGGTCGCCCAGCAGGAAGCGGATGCGGCACCCGGCTGAGGCCTTGGCCCGCAGTGTGGCCGAAAAGGCTGGTTGCTGCGTCCACAGGAAATAGTTGGTGTAGCCAGCGAAGAACAGGTCACGTGTGGAGTCGGCGATCAGGTCTGACCACACGGTCGAGGGGCAGGCTGATCGGTACGGGTAGCTGTGGACGATCTCCCGGTCGGTTCCGGTCTTCAGCCTGTCCGTGACTGCTTTCGGCCACAGCATTTCAGCGTCAACTCCCAACGCCTGTGAGGCGTCTTCCCGGTTCCTGGCGTGAGGAATCAGCTCTGCGTCCGCCACCCAACGTTCCACGGTCTTACTGGACACCCCTACGTGAAGTGCAAGTTTGCGGGGTGTCAAGCCAGCGGACTTCATAGCTGATCGTAGAGCTGTATTCAAGGTTCCCCCAGTGGACGTTTGGGCGTTCTTCACAGTACCGCCTGGGTGCTCCAACTGTCGCTTGTGCATGGCTCATACGTCCCGTGCGACCGGTCACGATCGAGGCAGAACGCTAGACCCCCGCGACCGCGTGAACGGCCCGGGGGCGTGGCCTCAACTGAAATGGCAGTGAGACATGAGCAGCTTACGACGGCTTCCGTTCAACGGGCCTGAGGGATCACCCGCGTTCACGCCGGACACCAACCCCAACGGGATGTTGGCCAGACTTGCCGACCAGATCGAGACTCGTCAGCTTGAAACCGGACAGGCAGTGCTCACGCTCAGTAGGCAGATGCTTGAGGATGAGGACGATCTGGAGCCGAAACAAGCGCGGTTCGTGATCATGCGTCTGGCGGAGTGCCTCGCCGACGCTCTGACGGTCGCAGAGATGCGGGGAGAGCGACTCCCCGTGCCGGAGTCGCAGGCGTGAAGGCGCGCTTACGGCGTAACGCCGCCGCCCTGATGATCGTGGCGCTGGTCTGGGTGCTTCCTGCCCTGGCCATCACGATGGGGTGGCTCCGGATCCCGTAGATGACGGTCCCGCGCAACTAGACCCCGCCCTGGCCGGTCCCCTACCCGGCTGGGGCGGGTTGAACGGCCCCGGCTGTCCGTTTCCCCCGTGGCGGACGGTCGGGGCCTTGTGCTGCCCTCGCCTGGGCACGCGGCCGGCGGGGTGAGGCTTTGCGGGAGCTGCCATGGGGTGAGGGAACGGGGGCCTTACGCTCGCGGCGTCCGGGCAGGCACATTGCCTGCCCGCTCTGGCCCGGTCGGCTTCCCGTTCTTCTGGGCCGCCCCGTGGTCGCTGCCTGGAGCCTCGTGGTGTCGTCCTCTTGGGGCCGCGTGGTTCCGGGTCGCGGCTGGGGGCTGCCTTTCAGTCATGTGAAGGAAAGTTGGACCGATTGAGGTCGGCCCGGGGTTCGTACGCCTCGGGGTCGTCCTCGGTTGCCGGGCGGTGGCCGCTCGCGCGGCGGCCGAAGGGAAAGCCGCGCGGGGGCGGCCGAAGCCGCCCGGCGCGCCGGAGGCGCGCCCTTGAGTAAGTAGAGAAATTCTGGACCGATTCGGGCTCGGGACCGACTTGGACTGTCGCGATGGCGTCGAAGGCCGGTCCCGGGGAGTGGTCCCGGGGAAGGGATGGCTTGGGGTGGCTTCGTCTCTGCGGGCACTTGAGCGATGCCCGAGGAATCGTCAAGCCCTATGGATGTCAGTCGTGCCAGGTGCCCGTCCAGTCGTAGAGCGGTGCCGAGGTCGCGTACTCCCGAAGGTAGGCGATCTTCTCGCCCTCAAGTCTGGCAATCGTTGCGCCCTCGAACGTGGCTGGCTTGCCTTGCCAGGTGCAGGAGAAGATCCATTCGGCGATCAGGGCTCCCTGACAGTCGTCCTGCCAGGTGATCTTCCAGCTATCGACCGAACCACCGGCATCGAACCAGGCACGCATCCACTGTTCGACCCGTCGCTGGCCGTGGTAAACCGGGCCGTAGCATTCGGTGATCACGCAGTCGTCGGTCAACGTGGCCAGCACTCCGGCCACATCGTGGCGCCGCCAGGCGTCGATGTAGGCATGCAGTTGGTTCATCAGGGCCCTTTCCTCATTCTGACTGGATAAGAGTGTCCGCTGGTGACGTCTGATCGGGCCACAGCGGGGTGGGGCGCTCGACGAGCATCTTGCGCGGCCCGGACGTGGGCGACGGTGGTGCGGAAGCGGGTTCGGGTGGGCGGGTGGGGCGCGGCGCGATGTGAACCGATTTGCGGGCGGGAGCGGGTTGTCTATGGACATGGCAATGGCCCCGACGGCTGGGCGCTCCGTCGGGGGTTGCCGGGCTGTGTCCGCTAGGCGGCCTGCGTGTCGGCCTGTGCTTGGGTGGTCGTGGGGAGCAGGCTGACTGCGGCAGAGATCGTGATCCGCTCTGCTGCGCCCTTCGGGTAGAGGGTGATCTTCACGGCGTATTCGTTGAGCATCTCGCGGCGCTCGGCGTCATCCTTGGCGGCGTGCCAACGGTCGGCGATCGTCTGGCCGGTCGGCATCATGCGCATGGCTGCGGGGCGCTCGGGAAGCTCCCTCAGCTCGGCGATCTCACGCCCCATACGGGCGTACTCGGTGCAATACCACGC is part of the Streptomyces sp. NBC_01262 genome and harbors:
- a CDS encoding DUF6348 family protein, whose amino-acid sequence is MSSPHGWAIGVMPPMHGGPRHYDLVALPDTSLQPDVPSFMDCAVAIAGDAPKAADTWVQTAGACMLELLDRRQHFADHAGPDDERGVPGWHCIASGAVGLGVDTAESRRLQKSLDDANVLHHIANTFTADLESPFFNGIKLFYGGQPGKVQAEIRVNGERHEAASAALAAMGLPEPNAFTMVRSYALLLPMPEDGTGPPYPPARLDLAHAHTRACGSGSQPT
- a CDS encoding CehA/McbA family metallohydrolase; this translates as MSELDYPPVRVAGRGRGWYRGDCHVHSVFSDGGELTPEQLVAGARAVGLDFLATTEHKSVDAHGAFGRHVGDDLLVILGEEVTTRTGHWLALGLHPGELVDWRYGVRDGMVDGHLDQVHRAGGLCVAAHPYAPYPSGTFMYPYQGFDVVEVWNGLWSSDVPWNADNEAALAEWGRSLAADIHQGRWRPAMGNSDTHLEGQIGVPHTVVLAEELSTDAILAGIRAGRSWIAESAAVELSFTVSVHGHSAGIGERLKTGDEPAVARVNVRGVPSGTVSFHTEQGKVHRESLPRSGSGAAEWRTSAEDSGFVRMEVRHPEGHMAALSNPIILA
- a CDS encoding XRE family transcriptional regulator, whose amino-acid sequence is MADAELIPHARNREDASQALGVDAEMLWPKAVTDRLKTGTDREIVHSYPYRSACPSTVWSDLIADSTRDLFFAGYTNYFLWTQQPAFSATLRAKASAGCRIRFLLGDPECDVTLQREEVEDVPLTVSTRIRITLGELAKLGPVEGVETRFSAVQDAASHIALSVFRFDDEALVTPHLARLVGHDSPLLHLERHGEGGMFDRFAEHAEEIWTRATPV
- a CDS encoding nuclear transport factor 2 family protein, which codes for MNQLHAYIDAWRRHDVAGVLATLTDDCVITECYGPVYHGQRRVEQWMRAWFDAGGSVDSWKITWQDDCQGALIAEWIFSCTWQGKPATFEGATIARLEGEKIAYLREYATSAPLYDWTGTWHD